Genomic segment of Nitrospirota bacterium:
AAAGGACAATTAAATTGTCATACTCAACACTCGCTGACATAAAAAAGCTCATCCCAGAAGAAACACTCATTCAGCTTACTGACGATGAGGGATTGGGTGTTGTCAATCAAACTCGGATTGACGAGGCAATAAAGGGTGCTGACTCCGAGATAGACTCCTACTGTGGAGGGCGGTATAAAGTTCCGCTCTCCACGGTCCCTGATATTGTAAAAAAACTTTCTATTGACATTGCAATCTATAACCTTTACTCACGAAGGGTAGAGGAAATACCGCAAACAAGGGCAGAGCGATATAAGAATGCAATCAGACAGTTAGAGGCAATATCTAAAGGCGTAGTCTCTCTGGGCATTGACCCTCAACCCTCTGCAAGCATTGATGGAAGGGCAGAGACGAAT
This window contains:
- a CDS encoding DUF1320 domain-containing protein, whose translation is MSYSTLADIKKLIPEETLIQLTDDEGLGVVNQTRIDEAIKGADSEIDSYCGGRYKVPLSTVPDIVKKLSIDIAIYNLYSRRVEEIPQTRAERYKNAIRQLEAISKGVVSLGIDPQPSASIDGRAETNKETDENVFSRDKLEGF